A section of the Jannaschia sp. S6380 genome encodes:
- a CDS encoding DUF4112 domain-containing protein: MFRSPKDLAASLAARDAAGNPLVSCRVSDSGGYRVKPDLTDRLDRLDRLADNLDSRYRIPGTSIRFGWDGILGLIPGLGDIATLGPAGYILLEAHRLGAPSHVKGRMVFNSGVDWVVGSIPVIGDIFDVGWKANRRNVALLRRHFAKEKPGQPATRPDNRMRTT, from the coding sequence ATGTTCCGCTCCCCCAAAGACCTCGCCGCAAGCCTAGCCGCGAGGGACGCAGCGGGGAACCCGCTCGTGTCCTGCCGCGTTTCGGATTCAGGAGGATACCGCGTGAAACCCGACCTGACCGATCGTCTCGACCGCCTGGACCGGCTGGCCGACAATCTTGATAGCCGCTATCGCATTCCAGGCACCAGCATCCGGTTCGGCTGGGACGGCATCCTCGGGCTGATCCCCGGGCTGGGCGACATCGCCACGCTGGGACCCGCGGGATACATCCTCCTGGAAGCGCACCGGCTGGGCGCGCCCAGCCACGTCAAGGGCCGGATGGTCTTCAATTCGGGCGTTGACTGGGTGGTCGGCTCCATCCCGGTGATCGGCGATATCTTCGACGTCGGATGGAAGGCGAACCGCCGGAACGTGGCACTGTTGCGCCGTCACTTCGCGAAGGAAAAACCGGGACAACCGGCAACCCGACCAGACAATCGGATGAGAACCACATGA
- a CDS encoding SDR family NAD(P)-dependent oxidoreductase, whose translation MTRDISGQIAVVTGGAQGIGLAVLRKLVAAGARVASWDANAALNETVMAGEDALALPCDVSDFASVQAALDATVDRLGPPAILVNSAGIAGPNMPVADYPPEYWARIVAVNLTGTFHVNRAVVPGMHEAGYGRILNIASIAGKEGNPNACAYSASKAGVIGFTKSLGKELADMDIAVNCVTPAAARTPIFDQMSKAHIEYMLSKIPRQRFLEVEEAAEMILWTVSPANSFTTGAVFDLSGGRATY comes from the coding sequence ATGACACGGGACATCTCGGGACAGATCGCGGTCGTGACCGGAGGCGCGCAGGGGATCGGCCTTGCGGTGCTGCGCAAGCTGGTGGCCGCCGGCGCGCGGGTGGCCAGTTGGGACGCCAACGCCGCGCTGAACGAGACGGTCATGGCCGGGGAAGACGCGCTGGCCCTGCCCTGCGACGTATCCGATTTCGCCTCCGTCCAAGCGGCGCTGGATGCGACGGTCGATCGGCTCGGTCCGCCCGCGATCCTCGTGAACTCGGCCGGGATCGCGGGGCCAAACATGCCGGTGGCCGACTATCCACCGGAGTATTGGGCGCGCATCGTCGCCGTGAACCTGACGGGCACGTTTCACGTCAACCGCGCCGTCGTCCCCGGCATGCATGAAGCGGGCTATGGCCGCATCCTCAACATCGCCTCCATCGCGGGGAAGGAGGGCAACCCGAATGCTTGCGCCTACTCCGCCTCCAAGGCGGGGGTGATCGGGTTCACCAAATCGCTGGGCAAGGAACTGGCCGACATGGATATCGCCGTCAACTGCGTGACGCCGGCGGCCGCCCGGACCCCGATCTTCGACCAGATGAGCAAGGCGCATATCGAATACATGCTCTCCAAGATCCCGCGCCAGCGGTTCCTGGAGGTCGAGGAAGCAGCCGAGATGATCCTCTGGACCGTCTCGCCCGCGAACAGTTTCACAACCGGCGCCGTCTTCGACCTCTCGGGCGGTCGCGCCACATACTAA
- a CDS encoding universal stress protein, which produces MADITLVVGLDGSPAGERVLTFARERASALEACRIIICYVVEWSPWTFQTAEENESRHARRKEEVKTAHERIVDPAVTSMQAEGLTVTGHVAHGDAAEILNRLAHDKGATQIIIGRVGVQGMVERVFGGVSGRLIASAAVPVTIVP; this is translated from the coding sequence ATGGCAGACATCACCTTGGTCGTCGGACTCGACGGCAGCCCGGCGGGGGAACGGGTCCTGACCTTCGCGCGCGAACGCGCCAGCGCGCTGGAGGCCTGTCGCATCATCATCTGCTACGTCGTCGAATGGTCGCCGTGGACGTTCCAGACCGCCGAGGAGAACGAGTCCCGCCACGCCCGCCGCAAGGAGGAGGTGAAGACCGCCCACGAGCGTATCGTCGATCCGGCCGTCACGTCGATGCAGGCCGAGGGTCTGACGGTGACGGGCCACGTGGCCCATGGCGATGCCGCCGAGATCCTGAACCGTCTCGCCCATGACAAGGGGGCCACACAGATCATCATCGGGCGCGTCGGTGTCCAGGGCATGGTCGAGCGTGTCTTCGGTGGCGTCAGCGGCAGGCTGATCGCGTCCGCGGCCGTTCCGGTCACCATCGTTCCGTGA